A window of Nocardiopsis sp. Huas11 genomic DNA:
GGATCGCGATCTCCTCACGGTCCTGGAGCGTCAACGGCCGTCGCGTCGTCACACAGCACCCCTTCTGACCTCGGATGTTGCTACGACGCTATGACACCACCCCCAACACGAGATCCCGGGCGACTGCTCGATCTTCATCCGCAAGGTGCTCTGACATGACGAGTCGAGCGGCAGTCTCTGCACCTACGGCTTCCGTGAGCTGTTCGAACAAGGTCGCCACCAGAGTCGGCACAGGATTGCGAATACCGGCGGCGAGCGCAACTTCGCGTACTCTGGCTACACACGCGGCCAGCGCTTCTGGATCGAAGTACGTGATGACGATGCCCTTACCAGCGATTGCCGCAAGCGCGTTCGATGCTTTCGCCCCATCCACGGCGCTGGCGAGACCCAATGCCGCTGCATGCACCCAACCCGCAACACGGACATGCTCTGCCTCAGCAGCCGATTGAGCGAGTTCGGACCAGGCCCTGTACGTGTTCTCAAGGTCGACCCAGGCACCCGGACGGGAGAAGTAGAAGGCGCTCGGCCCGGGGCGCCATTCATCGGATGCAGCGGACAACCGAAGCCAGTCAGCATCGAATGGGAGGTCAACAACGTACTCCTCGCGCAGCTTACGGAGCGCTCTCTGAGCCGTACCCTCCTCGATCGCTGATGTTTCGGTCAGCGCCGTGATGAGAGCGGTAGTCCCGAAAACCGAAACGTTGTCGCTCAGCGCGAGGGACCTTACGCCAAGGTCGTCACACCAGAGGGGAAGTCCTTGTGACTTCGCCATGTCGAGAGCCGCCAGCCAGGGCAGGAACCTGTCATTGAGCCCTTCTCTGAGAACCGAGAGGTGTGGCCAATCAACTACTCTGAGATCAGCGATCTGAGCCGCAACCCACTCTCCATGCTCCAGCAATCGCTCCTGGATCTCTGGATCTACTTCAGCACCGCGGACAGCCTCAACTGATGTGTCGAAGTACAGTGTCCCATGAACTGGACTGCGAAAATCATCTACCATTCTGATGACATCAGCGTGCGCTGGCTGCGGCAAGTCAAGGCGAGAAAACGAGCCACGAAGGTGGGGCCACAAGTCTCGAATGTATCCGCTGATCACAAGTGTGCTGGCGTCAATCGAAATGGATCGTCCGAGAGCCGCCCGCGCCGCTTCCACTTCGGCCTCCGTTTGGTGTCGGTCCACGGTTGCAATCGGCAGGCATCCAGCAGCCCGATGGATCAGCACAGCAGTATAAGGCCGATGCCCCACGGATGCCAGAAGCCCGTACGGCCAACCTTGACGAACCTTCTCTTCCATTTCGGCGGTTGTCCGAGCGTTTGTCTCAAGCGACGGCCTTAGCTGCTCAAACATCTCCTCGACTGTGCCCGCGAGGATAAATACCCCAGCATCTTCGTCTGACCCATAGTCGACAGCGTTGTCCGAGAGCAGTTCCTGGAATCGACTGATTGCCTCCGGCTGAACCTCACCCCAGGTCTCATCGCCCCGACCAAAGAAGAGGCCGACAGCGATTCGGGCAAGCTCTGCGTCATCCGAGTAAGCGTCGACGAGAGCGAGAATTTCTTCAGCGACCTCGGGGTTGGGAGATTCCTGAGCGGCCAGGACCGCCCAAAGACGAGCTTGACTCGCTGTCGAAGGCCGAAGGACTGGTGGCTCTCGGAGAACTCGCCAGGCACCTTCCCGATCTCCACCATTATGGAGCGCGAGTACGAGGTGCCAACGATTTCGTGGCGATGGGCCCAGGTCATCAATCCAGGCACGGCTGCGCACCGCCATATCGCCCCACGCGGTAGCAACTCCTGCTCGTTCAACGAGAACCTCATGAAGAAACGCCCGGGCGGCCCTCAACGTCTGTGGGACGCGTTGCAGTGCCTCCTGCGCAAGTTCCGCGGCTTCATTCAGGCGACTTACTCGCCCAAGCACTTCGACAGCACGCACGAGATGAGTGATGTCGTTGAACCGTGTTGCCGCAACCTTGAGTTCATCAACTGCCCGGTCGATGTCATTCATCCCGATAAGTGCATCCACAAGAAGCCGTGTCGTGGATTCAGTTCTCTGACCCCGTCGTAGCAGCGTGACAGCAGCTTCATGCTCTTCCCTGGCCATGTACAGCTGTGCCTCAACCAGTAGCGGCACATCATCGTCCCGGCCTGTGAGCTCGTCTACGCCATGGAGGTCAACTCCAGCCGCTGCACCCGACAGCCAGTAGAGGACTCGCTGCTCTTCCCCGCAAATTTCCCCCCAGACAGCGTCGTATGCGGCCTGAAGCACACCTCTTTCAGCATCGGTGTTCAGCAGCACCTCGGCCTGGAGAATAGCCCTGTGGAACCTATCAGTGACGAGATCGACAACTGTCCTAAGCACATCCGTCTGGCCCGAAGCCAGCGCTGCTTGAGCGACCGACAACCTCACTTCCGTGTTGGATGCTTCTGACGGCCACGCTTCTCCATCTGGTGGAGCCATCCCGATCCGAATTACCTGGTCATAGTCACCAAGTGCGAGAGCTGTCTGGCAAGCGACGTGCGCAGCATCACCGGCCTCTGCTCGCCAGGTACGCCTTAGCTGCCGCGCTTCCAGGCTGAGATCCAATGCCGCCTGGCGGTCAGTTGTGCGACTGGTCGTCGTGGGTGATTGGCTGCGCTGCAGGTACGCCCAAGCTAGGTTGATCCTTATCCCTGAAAATTCGGGATATCTGTTAAGGGCCGACGCCAGGAAGCCAATTACGTCATCGAGTTCTCTGGTTGCACGAAGTCCGTAAAGACGTATCGATACGAGGTAGGGTTCGACGAGCGCGTCCTCTTCAGACAAGAGGGAGAGAACACGATCGGGGTCACCTACGAGTGCGGCCTTAATCGCCTCGACCTCTTTTGCGGTACTGAGAGATATTGCCTGCTGGATCAATTCGCGAGATCGGTCGCCATCTCCAGATATCTCGAGCTCCGCTGCTGCCCGAGCATAGAAGTACGCACGGTCCGCTGATCTATCCGCAGCAAGCGCGAACAGCTGGCCAGCCCCTTGGTGTACGCCATAGCAGCGACAGAGTTCCGCTGCGGCCATCAATGTTTTTGAATTGGCATCTCTGAGCCACAGCGGGATGTCTGCGGCCAGTTGGACAAGAGCTGTACGTGGAGAATCTGCAGCAGCGATGTCTAGGAGCCGTGTCGTCTCCTGCGTCGCGCCAAGCTCCGCAAAGTACGGTCGAGCCGGCCCCGGCAACTCAGCTACTCGAGAATCGAAGTTTGCCGTGGCCCCGAATTGCCTTTCAACAATGTCGAAGCGTTGATCAAGATGGCTCCGCAGTTGCGTTGTCCGATGCTCTGCATTCTGATCGAGCTCAGAGTCCCTTTGGGTAGAGCGATAGTCCGCTGCAGCAACCGCCTCAGACGGATCAAGGCTCGCCATAAAGCCTCTGACTACAGCCTGCACGATGGCTTCAGCCCGATCGCGCTGAATAGCGCTCCCCCAGACATTGCCAGCGGACATCGCAATCAGGCGGTCGACGAGCGAGTCGAACGACTCTTGACCGCCAGCCACTAGATCCAGCCAGGTATCCTCAGTTCGGTACCAACGACGGAAGACACCCTTGGGGTACCGGCCCACAGCATCACGAACGGACCTTGCCAATCGGTCTTCAGCCGACTGGGGGCTCAGTGAGTTCAGAGTGCGCTGGTATGCGTCGGGCCCAACGGCGTTACCCAGGAACCAGAGAGCCAAGGGGTCCATGTTCGTGCCGTTTCGTCGAGGTGCGATCTCCGTCCATGGTCTCACTCACCTGCGGCACTTGGGTTTGTATCCGAGGAGAGCCGACCATGAAACTACAGAACAACACTCCCAACGTCGTTGTCCAGGGTGATGGTGCGATATCCTGCCGCGCTCTTCGGTGTCGTTGTCACCATCTCCCACGCCAACTGCACCACCTTGACCCGGATGTCGACCTGCCCGTCCGTCCGGCGCGTGTGCGACCACGGCAACCGGCTGCTTCGCCCCGGCGTAGTCCCTTGACGGCAATGAGGTGGAAACATCGCACACAGCCACCGGTACTTCCTCGTGTGCGTCAGGAAGACGCGGGTCTGTTCCGGCGTCCACACCATCACATCCCCAGGCACCGTCCCGTCCGCCTTCCACTGGCGGACCCGATCGGGGGTCCACACCATGGGCTTGACCCTCGGGCACGAGGGGAGTCGCACGTGCGAGGCGACGTTCACCGACACCGCCAGGTCCGGACGGCGCACCGCATCCGACAACGCGCTGCGCAACGTCGCCCGGATCCGGTGTTTCGTGGACAGCGAGATCACCCGCTGGCCATGGCCAATCCCAGGGCGGCCACCGTCAACTCCTCGCGATCCCGGGCATCGGCAATCACTCGGCGCCAGACTCGATCGCGTACCTCGCGCGCCATGGACTCCCCCAGCAGCGCGCCGCGCAGTTCGAGCAGGGTCGTGGGGCGGTCGTCGACGAACGGTGCGAGCAGTGCGACGAGGTCGGCGATGTCCAGGTCGAGCTTCAGGAACTCGCGCTCGGCGTTCTTCAGTGGTCCGTTCCGCATAGCGGCTCCCCTTCGTCGGTCGGTGATGACCCGACACACGAAAGAGGGCCCGGCTGACGGTGGGCGTGCGCAGATCTGACCGCCGGCGAGCAGGCCACGTGCGATGGGCGGACGAGAGTCTGACCGGACGCGCACCGGGGCGCGAACCGACCGATCGGCCCGAGAAAGGAGAGTCCAAGCCCTGCAGCGGCTTTCAGAACCGCTGACATGGCCACTGACCTGCGATGACAGTGATAAATCCCCGGCTGACGGACACGCTCTGTCCGCTGACAGAGTCGATAAGCGATTGGTGTTGGCCGAACCTTGACCACTTTTCTCGGTGAAGGCGTCCGGCAACGCCGAAGGGCGGCCCCTATCGGAGCCGCCCTTGGTGTGAACTGTCAGCGGTCGGTGCCCATGATCCGGTCGTAGCCGCGCCGTGCCCGCGACGCCGCAGCCGAACGCCCGTAGCGGCGCAGCATCTGTGGAGAGTCCCAGCCGTTGAGCTCCATCAGGTCGCCCTCCGCCCCGCCGTTGTCGAGCCAGGTGTGCGCGAAGTGGTGCCGGAACCGGTGCGGGTAGACCCCGGTTACTCCCGCCTGGGCGGCCCTGCGCTTCACCATCTGGTAGATCCCATCCGAAGTGAGCGTGCCCTTCGGCGAGATCCACAGGCTCTGGCGGTCGGCGCACCGGTGCGAGGCGCGCTTGCGCAGGTAGCGGTCCAGCGCCCGAGCGGCCTCCGAGGTGAACTTGACGGTCCGGCACTTACCGGCCTTGCCCGTCACCTTGGCCTCGCGCTCCAGGAGCGAGAGGTCCTCCCTGGTGAGGCCGGTCAGCTCCATGATGCGGATGCCCGTGTCCCTCAGCAGGAGCAGGATCGCCAGGTCCCTGCGCGACCACAGGTCCTTGCCCTTGACCGTCGCGAACAGCCGGGTGATCTCGTCCTGGCTGAAGACCGGGACCGGCCTGTCAGCGATGGAAGGCGGTTCTAGTTTGGTCATCGGGTTCGGCACTTCCTCTTCGGAGGCGAACCACTTGAAGAACTGCTGCAGGCACCGGTACTGGTTGTTCACGTAGCCGTCGCAGTGCTTGCGGCGGGAAAGCCGCACCACCCACGACTGGACGTGCTGTCGGGTGACCTGCTCCCAGTCGCTGACAGGCGTGAATCGGAAGGCCTTGTCAGCGGGTGTGAATTGGGTGTCGATGGCGTTGGGCTCGCCCCCGGTGAGCAGGTGCTCACCGGCGAACCAGGCCACCGCGTCGCGGTACATCTTGACGGTTCGATCGCTCCGTCCACGGGCCTGGAGGTCCAGGGTGAAGGAGTCGATGTGGAGCATCAGGGAGCCTGCCGCGAGGTTGCGCGGGCCCCTCCGCAGTCGCTTGGAGGCCATTAAGCGATTCCTGTTCGAGCGGTGTAGCCGACTAGGTGATGCAGTCGCTTACACGTTCTCCCAGGTCAGACCATGTGAGAGCCAGCGAGGGGACTTGAACCCCTAACCTATCGCTTACAAGGCGATTGCTCTGCCAATTGAGCTACGCTGGCGGGCTCCCAAAGCCTGACGACCTCGGGCGCGTCCACCCGAATGGTACCGGTTCGAACGCCTCCAGGCCTACTCGGTCACGCGAGTGCCGGGACATCGCAGGAGCGAGAACCATCACCCGCGTGCCCGCGTGGCCTGTCGGAATCCCGTTCCCGGGCCGATCCAGGGGAGCCCCGCCGCCCTCCCGCGCGTCCGCCCCGGACCGCGGGAGGGGGCGGGCCCCGGAGCGTGCTCCGGGACCTCTTCGCCCTACGCGGACGCGCCGCGGCGGCGGGCGACCTCGTACAGGGCCACACCGGCGGCGACGGAGGCGTTGAGGGACTCGGCGCCGCCGATCGGGATGCTCGCCACCACGTCGCAGGCCTCGCGCACCAGGCGGGACAGGCCCTTGCCCTCGGAACCCACCACGATCACGAGCGGGCCGGTGGCCAGCTCCAGCTCGGGCAGCTGCGTGTCGCCCTCGGCGTCGAGGCCGACGACGAACAGGCCCGCTTTCTTGAAGGCGTCCAGCGCGCGCGTCAGGTTGGTGGCCTGGGCCACGGGCAGGCGCGCGAGCGTGCCGGCGGAGGTCTTCCACGCGGTCATGTTGACGCTCGCCGACCGCCGCTCGGGGATGACGATCCCGTGCGCGTTGAACGCCGCGGCCGAGCGCGCGATGGCGCCCAGGTTGTGCGGGTCGGTGACGCCGTCCAGCATCACGATCAGCGGCGGGGTGTCCGACTCCCTGGCGGCGTCGAGCAGCCCCTCGGGCGCCCAGTACTGGTAGGGCCGCACCTGGAGCACGATGCCCTGGTGGGTGGCGTCGGGCAGGCCGTTGCTCTCGCAGCGCCGGTCCAGGTCGGTGCGGTTCACCTCGACGATGTCCACGCCCTGGGAGCCGGCCAGCTTGGCCGCCTCGTTGACCCGGTCGTCCGGGTCGAGGCTGTTGGAGAGGAACAGCCGCGTGGCGGGCATGCCCGCGCGCAGCGCCTCCACGACCGGGTTGCGCCCGATCAGCAGGTCGGCGCCCTCACCGCGGCGCTCGTTGCGCGCTCCCGGCAGACCGCCGGGCTCCGCGCGGTTGGCCGCTCGGGCGCGCTGCTTGCCCTGGTACCAGTGCCGCTCCTTGGCGGGCAGGGTGCCGCTCTTCCCCTCGAGGGAACGCTTGCCCTTACCGCCACTGCCCTTGGTCGGGCCCTTCTTGCTCTTCTTCGCCGGCATGGTCGCCGCCTCCCCGTACATCATCGCGCGAGCATGCCGGAAGCACTCATGTGTCCGGCTGGTGGAATCCGCCGACCAGCGCGCGGGCGGCGGCGAACTTCCAGACTAACGCCGCCGCGCCACCGCGTGTGTCCTTCGTCAGCCGCGCCGCAGGTCCCAACGCGGCCCCTGGGGGGTGTCCTCGACCACCACACCCGCCTCGGCGAGCTGGTCGCGGATCGCGTCGGCCGCCGCGTAGTCCTTGCGGACGCGGGCCGCCTGGCGCTGTTCCAGAGCGACCGCGACCAGGGCGTCGACGACCTCGCGCAGCCCCTGGTCGGCGCTGGCCCACTGCTCGTCGAGCGGGTCCAGTCCGAGGACGCCGAGCATCGTGCGCAGCTGTCCGGCCAGTTCCGCGACCTTCTCCTTGCTTCCCGCGTTCAGCGCGGTGTTGCCCTCGCGCACGTGGCCGTGTACGACGGCGAGCGCCTGCGACACCCCGAGGTCGTCGTTGAGCGCGGCGGCGAACTCGGCGGGCACGTCCGCGGACGGCACCACCTCGCCCAGCACCTCGACGGCGCGCGTGACGAAGCCCTCGATGCGCTGGTAGGCGGCGGCCGCCTCCTGGAGCGCGGCGTCGGAGTAGTCGATGGTGGACCGGTAGTGCGCCTGGCCGAGGTAGTAGCGCAGCTCCACCGGACGGACCTTCTCGGTCAGGTCCGGGATGCGCAGGGAGTTGCCCAGCGACTTGCTCATCTTCTCGCCGCCCACGGTGAGCAGGCCGTTGTGCAGCCAGTAGCGCGCGAAGCCGTCGTCGGCCGCCCGCGACTGGGCGAGCTCGTTCTCGTGGTGCGGGAAGACCAGGTCCAGCCCGCCGCCGTGGATGTCGAAGGTCGGCCCCAGGTACTTGGTGGCCATCGCCGAGCACTCCAGGTGCCAGCCCGGGCGGCCGCGGCCCCAGGGCGTGTCCCAGCTGGGCTCGCCCGGCTTGGCGCCCTTCCACAGGGCGAAGTCGCGCGGGTCGCGCTTGTCGCGCGCGGCGTCGGCGGACTCGGTCACCTGGTCCGGGCGCTGGTTGGACAGCTCCCCGTAGCGCGGGTAGGAGCGCACGTCGAAGTAGACGTCGCCGGAGGAGTCCTCGGCCGCGTAGGCGTGTCCGGCGTCGATGAGCCGGCGCATGAGGTCGATCATCTCGGGGACGTGTCCGGTGGCCCGCGGCTCGACGGTGGGCGGCAGGCAGCCCAGGATGTCGTAGGCCTCGGTGAAGGCGCGCTGGTTGCGCTCGCTCACCTTCCACCACGGCACGCCCTCGGTCGCGGCGACGTTGATGATCTTGTCGTCGATGTCGGTGACGTTGCGGCAGAAGGTGACGTCGTAGCCCAGGTGGGTCAGCCAGCGGCGCAGGATGTCGAAGTTGACACCGGAGCGGATGTGGCCGATGTGGGGGGGCGCCTGCACGGTCGCACCACACAGGTACAGGGAGGCGCACCCCTCACGCAGTGGGGTGAACTCGCGGACCTGTCGGGCACTGGTGTCATAGAAGCGCAGACTCACGTTGTCAAGCGTATCCGCTTTCCCCTCGCACCCGCGTCACAAACGGGCCCTGTGGCTGTACTGAATCGGCTCCCGGACAGGTCGAGGCCGGGATATGGACTGAACCGTATTCGAGACATCGGGGCATGGGATAACTCGCTTCCGCCGCCGACCCCCGCCTTCTGCGGCCTGCAAAACCTGACAAACGCCTACAGAACGGCACGACCTCGTCCGATCGGGAAGCGACCGTAATCGGCCGGAATCTCGTGTTAGCGCCACCGGCTGGACTACGCTGCGATGGCGATGGCCCCTTACAACAACGCCCCCGAGACAGGGACACGGAACAGTCGGCCCGCAGGTCGCGGCTCGGGAGCCGGTGCTCTCGTCGGTGGCGCCCTGTTCGTCGGCGTCATCGCCGTGTGCGCCCTCGTCATCTCCTACCACGGCATCTTCCAGTTCGCGGAGTACGGCGGACACGAGGCGAGCCCGTTGGCCCACGTGTTCCCTGCGACCTACGCGCTGCTCGTCCTGATGGCCTTCTGGGTCAGCTACATGCTGCGCGAGGCGCGGCCGAGAGAGCGCCTGTGGGTCGACGTCATCCTGATCCCGGTGCTGGTGCTGGCGGCCGCGACCGCCATGCTCCTGAACAACTTCGGGCTCGTGGAGTCGGTGAACCAGCGCGTCGCCAACGTCATCGTCGCCGTCGCCCCCCTGGTGGCGCTCCTGATCGCCTTCCTGCTGTGGGTGGCCGTTCGCGCGCACGTGCGGCGCCGGCGCCGGGTGGCCCCGCGACCGCGAC
This region includes:
- a CDS encoding tyrosine-type recombinase/integrase; the encoded protein is MASKRLRRGPRNLAAGSLMLHIDSFTLDLQARGRSDRTVKMYRDAVAWFAGEHLLTGGEPNAIDTQFTPADKAFRFTPVSDWEQVTRQHVQSWVVRLSRRKHCDGYVNNQYRCLQQFFKWFASEEEVPNPMTKLEPPSIADRPVPVFSQDEITRLFATVKGKDLWSRRDLAILLLLRDTGIRIMELTGLTREDLSLLEREAKVTGKAGKCRTVKFTSEAARALDRYLRKRASHRCADRQSLWISPKGTLTSDGIYQMVKRRAAQAGVTGVYPHRFRHHFAHTWLDNGGAEGDLMELNGWDSPQMLRRYGRSAAASRARRGYDRIMGTDR
- the cysS gene encoding cysteine--tRNA ligase — encoded protein: MSLRFYDTSARQVREFTPLREGCASLYLCGATVQAPPHIGHIRSGVNFDILRRWLTHLGYDVTFCRNVTDIDDKIINVAATEGVPWWKVSERNQRAFTEAYDILGCLPPTVEPRATGHVPEMIDLMRRLIDAGHAYAAEDSSGDVYFDVRSYPRYGELSNQRPDQVTESADAARDKRDPRDFALWKGAKPGEPSWDTPWGRGRPGWHLECSAMATKYLGPTFDIHGGGLDLVFPHHENELAQSRAADDGFARYWLHNGLLTVGGEKMSKSLGNSLRIPDLTEKVRPVELRYYLGQAHYRSTIDYSDAALQEAAAAYQRIEGFVTRAVEVLGEVVPSADVPAEFAAALNDDLGVSQALAVVHGHVREGNTALNAGSKEKVAELAGQLRTMLGVLGLDPLDEQWASADQGLREVVDALVAVALEQRQAARVRKDYAAADAIRDQLAEAGVVVEDTPQGPRWDLRRG
- the rlmB gene encoding 23S rRNA (guanosine(2251)-2'-O)-methyltransferase RlmB → MPAKKSKKGPTKGSGGKGKRSLEGKSGTLPAKERHWYQGKQRARAANRAEPGGLPGARNERRGEGADLLIGRNPVVEALRAGMPATRLFLSNSLDPDDRVNEAAKLAGSQGVDIVEVNRTDLDRRCESNGLPDATHQGIVLQVRPYQYWAPEGLLDAARESDTPPLIVMLDGVTDPHNLGAIARSAAAFNAHGIVIPERRSASVNMTAWKTSAGTLARLPVAQATNLTRALDAFKKAGLFVVGLDAEGDTQLPELELATGPLVIVVGSEGKGLSRLVREACDVVASIPIGGAESLNASVAAGVALYEVARRRGASA